A window of Pseudomonas mucidolens contains these coding sequences:
- a CDS encoding MarR family winged helix-turn-helix transcriptional regulator translates to MNLSSSMVAGARNWRKICQATLMNYGISEACAVPLLMIGRLGDGVHQVKVAQASGMESPSLVRLLDQLCSAGYVCRAEDIHDRRAKALSLTARGRELVQAVEVQLVRLRHEVLAGIDVADLETALRVLRAFENASHPAAVAPS, encoded by the coding sequence ATGAACCTTAGCAGCAGCATGGTGGCAGGCGCCCGCAACTGGCGCAAAATCTGCCAGGCCACGCTGATGAACTACGGTATTTCCGAAGCCTGCGCGGTGCCGCTGTTGATGATCGGCCGCCTTGGCGACGGCGTGCATCAGGTCAAGGTCGCCCAGGCCTCCGGGATGGAAAGCCCGTCGCTGGTACGTCTGCTGGATCAGTTGTGCAGCGCCGGTTACGTCTGTCGTGCTGAAGATATCCACGACCGTCGGGCCAAGGCCTTGAGCCTGACCGCCCGGGGTCGCGAGTTGGTGCAAGCGGTGGAAGTGCAGTTGGTGCGTCTGCGCCATGAAGTGCTGGCGGGCATTGACGTCGCTGATCTGGAGACCGCGTTGCGGGTCCTGCGGGCCTTTGAAAACGCCAGTCATCCGGCTGCGGTCGCGCCGTCGTGA
- a CDS encoding outer membrane assembly lipoprotein YfiO yields the protein MRIRLLSSLTLALFAGVSIQAQASSDDSCYPDWRVSRDTLTGCSNMPFLSPGNDSRVNLRLLLADQKSAPLTPNALGEDDLAQGFGPVPFPVYRLVPNPPAMQSSEEQGAASSTELDQLLGSLGIQREIAPAAGEQFLSGEGSRCRSNNDDSAAAFIRQVSQADIPANERALLANARLKLLTTCDWQGSVLLEPQLIASTQGRELTTYLLAASDFYSGRFVYAERGFVAVSVTSLPWLKETAVYMIARASLNHAQENAFDEYGMPQRQAVDKNALDEAEHSFLSYLKTYPQGEYAASAHGLLRRVHWLADDANKLAEDFVWQLTEASDAQRNVSIDELVEETDNKLLTSYADSVSNPMLLLISDLMGMRASNPPKLTREILDTQKAAFANEPALYAYVQAAFALYVEHQPDSALKHLPRELPSNLDYFAFSQQTLRGLALEAKQDWQGAADLWLQLLPLAKQPLQRDQLELALAMNYERSGQLAKVFASDSPIQSRQVRYILLRSVAGPELLRQQITQASDPQERSTAQFVLLYKDLLRGQFATFAEDLQQLPASPSADKLGTSLGYVYDGGQSLKLFHWNGDQAQSGYACPSIAQTAGTLQNDPKNPQGLNCLGEFILRNGLDSMPLEHARSAGSLGSSASDFKGQTFSRLEGYKQVIANPKAPRDDKAYALFRAINCYAPSGYNSCGGEDVDKALRKGWFRQLKSGFADTQWGKSLQYYW from the coding sequence ATGCGCATCCGTCTTCTGTCATCCCTCACACTGGCCCTGTTTGCCGGCGTTTCGATCCAGGCCCAGGCCAGCAGCGATGACTCGTGCTACCCCGACTGGCGAGTGTCGCGTGACACCCTCACCGGTTGCAGCAATATGCCCTTCCTGAGCCCCGGCAACGACAGCCGAGTCAACCTGCGACTGTTGCTGGCTGATCAGAAGTCCGCGCCGCTGACCCCGAATGCCTTGGGCGAAGACGATCTGGCCCAGGGTTTCGGACCGGTGCCGTTTCCGGTGTATCGCCTGGTACCCAACCCACCTGCCATGCAATCTTCAGAAGAACAAGGCGCGGCCAGCAGCACCGAATTGGATCAGTTACTCGGTTCACTGGGCATCCAGCGTGAGATCGCCCCAGCGGCAGGCGAGCAGTTTCTGTCCGGCGAAGGCAGTCGCTGCCGCAGCAATAACGATGACAGTGCGGCAGCGTTTATCCGTCAGGTGAGCCAGGCGGATATTCCGGCAAATGAACGGGCATTGCTGGCCAACGCGCGCCTGAAGTTGCTCACCACCTGCGACTGGCAGGGCTCGGTACTCCTGGAACCGCAGTTGATCGCGTCAACCCAGGGTCGTGAGCTGACGACGTATTTGCTCGCCGCTTCCGACTTCTACAGCGGACGCTTTGTGTATGCCGAACGCGGGTTTGTCGCCGTCTCCGTGACCTCGCTGCCCTGGCTGAAGGAAACGGCGGTGTACATGATCGCCCGCGCCTCGCTGAATCATGCTCAGGAAAATGCCTTCGACGAATACGGCATGCCGCAGCGCCAGGCTGTGGATAAAAATGCCTTGGACGAAGCCGAGCACAGTTTCCTCAGTTACCTGAAAACTTATCCACAGGGCGAATACGCCGCCTCCGCTCACGGCCTGCTGCGCCGGGTACATTGGCTGGCAGACGACGCGAACAAACTGGCGGAGGATTTTGTCTGGCAACTGACCGAAGCCAGCGATGCCCAGCGCAACGTCTCCATCGACGAACTGGTGGAAGAAACCGACAACAAATTACTGACAAGCTATGCCGATAGCGTCAGCAATCCGATGCTGCTGCTGATCAGTGACCTGATGGGGATGCGCGCGTCCAACCCGCCCAAGCTGACCCGCGAAATCCTCGACACCCAGAAAGCCGCGTTTGCCAACGAACCGGCGTTATACGCCTACGTGCAAGCCGCGTTCGCGCTGTATGTCGAGCACCAGCCCGACAGCGCCTTGAAGCATTTGCCACGGGAACTGCCCTCGAACCTGGATTACTTCGCCTTCAGCCAACAGACCCTGCGCGGCCTGGCGCTGGAAGCCAAGCAGGATTGGCAAGGCGCGGCAGACCTTTGGCTGCAACTGTTGCCGCTGGCCAAGCAGCCGTTGCAACGCGACCAACTGGAACTGGCACTGGCCATGAATTACGAGCGCAGCGGCCAGTTGGCCAAGGTGTTCGCCAGCGACTCGCCGATCCAGTCCAGGCAGGTGCGTTATATCCTGTTGCGCAGCGTTGCCGGTCCGGAGCTGTTGCGCCAGCAGATCACCCAGGCCAGCGATCCCCAGGAGCGTTCCACCGCACAATTCGTGCTGCTCTACAAAGACTTGCTGCGCGGCCAATTCGCAACGTTTGCCGAGGATTTGCAGCAACTGCCGGCATCGCCTTCCGCAGACAAGCTCGGCACCAGCCTGGGCTATGTCTACGACGGCGGACAGTCTCTGAAGTTGTTCCACTGGAATGGCGACCAGGCGCAATCAGGCTATGCCTGCCCGAGCATTGCGCAGACCGCGGGCACGTTGCAGAACGATCCAAAAAACCCGCAAGGCCTCAACTGCCTTGGCGAGTTCATCCTGCGTAACGGCCTGGACAGCATGCCGCTGGAACACGCCCGTTCGGCTGGCAGCCTGGGCAGCAGCGCCTCGGATTTCAAAGGTCAGACCTTCTCGCGGCTTGAAGGCTACAAACAGGTGATCGCCAATCCCAAGGCGCCCCGTGACGACAAGGCCTACGCGCTGTTCCGTGCCATCAACTGCTATGCACCTTCCGGCTATAACAGTTGCGGTGGCGAAGACGTCGACAAAGCGCTGCGCAAGGGTTGGTTCCGTCAGTTGAAAAGCGGGTTTGCCGACACTCAGTGGGGCAAGTCGCTGCAGTATTACTGGTAA
- a CDS encoding DUF3142 domain-containing protein: MRGFWLSLLLLASPVFGAVDAHDYDAFWLWSGVAPQPVLKQAKTLYILQGQINSTRRQPGRGVQFIAQGMSVPRIRQGEVWVVYRAHTLRWPASVYTQLLGQVQRWRAAGNPVIGIQIDFDARTHYLHEYADFLKDLRRRLPRDLCLSITGLMDWSSNADPEAIAQLKGVVDEVVVQTYQGRHSIPDYAAYLPRMNRLGLPFKIGLIQGGEWQAPHYLKSAEWFRGYVVFLQNP; encoded by the coding sequence GTGAGAGGCTTCTGGTTATCGCTGCTCCTGCTGGCGAGCCCGGTCTTCGGCGCGGTCGACGCCCATGACTATGATGCATTCTGGCTGTGGAGCGGCGTCGCGCCCCAGCCGGTGCTCAAACAGGCAAAGACGCTGTACATCCTCCAGGGCCAGATCAATTCCACCCGCCGTCAACCCGGGCGTGGCGTGCAGTTCATCGCCCAAGGCATGAGCGTGCCGCGCATCCGTCAAGGTGAAGTGTGGGTGGTCTACCGCGCTCATACGTTGCGCTGGCCGGCGTCGGTCTACACCCAACTGCTGGGGCAAGTGCAACGCTGGCGGGCGGCCGGCAACCCGGTAATCGGTATTCAGATCGACTTCGACGCCCGCACCCACTACTTGCACGAATACGCCGACTTCCTCAAAGACCTGCGCCGACGCCTGCCCCGGGACCTGTGCCTGAGCATCACTGGGCTGATGGACTGGAGCAGCAACGCCGACCCCGAGGCCATCGCGCAACTCAAGGGCGTGGTGGATGAAGTGGTGGTGCAAACCTACCAGGGGCGCCACAGCATCCCAGACTACGCCGCCTATCTGCCGCGGATGAACCGACTGGGCCTGCCGTTCAAGATTGGCTTGATCCAGGGCGGAGAGTGGCAGGCGCCGCACTACTTGAAGAGCGCTGAGTGGTTTCGCGGCTACGTGGTGTTTTTGCAGAACCCATGA
- a CDS encoding efflux transporter outer membrane subunit — protein sequence MRRFVLLTLSLCSLGACTLGPDFQQPSAPQLTQWSTPQGRQAASRAVNEPLEQRWWDVFHDEQLSALVRRALNDNLDLKLASSRLQQSRAVRQVTTAERYPNVDAGADYGRKRNSAKGLNDPSGHNGRSAFNLWDAGFSASWELDFWGRVKRQTEAADATLQVAENDRRAVLLSVLAETAQDYIQLRGVQNTRSVTEQNLDVARHSLKLSKLRLADGVATYLDVAEAAAQVATIEARLPDLQQRQDRLINALSLLMGQAPQALHAQLSKDAAVPQTRRQVAIGLPSQLAERRPDIRQAAARLHAATASVGVAKADFYPRITLTGNLGSQAMQLSDFGSWGSRTFAFGPQLSLPIFNGGRLQGMLDLREAQQQETALAYQQTVLRAWHEIDDQLSRYNASQLRRDSLAEAVRQNRIALVTAQQQYVEGVVDFVNVLTVQSALLATQEQWVASSTDVSLAMVGLYKALGGGWESVYPLQTAGGQATSFLPTAD from the coding sequence ATGAGACGGTTTGTTCTGCTCACGTTGAGCCTGTGCAGCCTGGGCGCTTGTACCCTTGGCCCGGATTTCCAGCAGCCGTCGGCGCCGCAGCTCACGCAATGGTCTACGCCCCAAGGTCGGCAGGCTGCCAGTCGAGCCGTTAACGAGCCTCTTGAACAGCGTTGGTGGGACGTGTTTCACGATGAGCAATTGTCGGCGCTGGTACGCCGCGCTTTGAACGACAACCTTGACCTGAAACTGGCCAGCAGTCGCCTGCAACAAAGCCGCGCCGTGCGCCAGGTGACCACCGCCGAGCGTTACCCGAACGTTGATGCCGGCGCTGACTACGGGCGCAAACGCAACAGTGCCAAGGGCCTGAATGATCCGTCCGGGCACAACGGTCGCTCGGCCTTCAACCTGTGGGACGCCGGGTTTTCCGCGTCTTGGGAGCTGGACTTCTGGGGCCGGGTAAAACGTCAAACCGAAGCTGCCGACGCCACCTTGCAAGTGGCCGAAAATGATCGTCGCGCCGTGCTGTTGTCGGTGCTGGCCGAGACCGCTCAGGACTATATCCAGCTGCGTGGTGTGCAGAATACCCGGTCCGTCACCGAGCAAAACCTGGACGTCGCGCGCCATAGCCTGAAGCTCTCGAAACTGCGCCTGGCCGATGGTGTGGCCACTTATCTGGACGTGGCCGAAGCCGCCGCTCAAGTGGCCACCATCGAAGCGCGCTTGCCGGATTTGCAGCAACGCCAGGACCGATTGATCAACGCCTTGAGCCTGTTGATGGGGCAGGCGCCGCAAGCGCTGCATGCACAACTGTCCAAGGATGCCGCCGTTCCCCAGACTCGGCGCCAGGTGGCTATCGGCTTGCCGTCGCAACTGGCTGAGCGTCGTCCCGACATTCGCCAGGCCGCAGCGCGCCTACATGCGGCCACCGCCAGCGTCGGCGTGGCCAAGGCTGATTTCTACCCGCGTATCACGCTGACAGGCAATCTTGGGTCCCAGGCCATGCAGTTGTCGGACTTCGGTTCCTGGGGCTCGCGTACCTTTGCTTTCGGCCCGCAATTGAGCCTGCCGATCTTTAATGGTGGACGCTTGCAGGGCATGCTTGATCTGCGCGAAGCCCAGCAACAGGAAACCGCCCTGGCCTACCAGCAAACAGTGCTGCGGGCCTGGCATGAAATCGACGATCAACTGTCCCGCTATAACGCCAGCCAACTGCGGCGCGACAGCCTCGCCGAGGCTGTGCGCCAGAACCGGATCGCCTTGGTCACCGCCCAGCAGCAGTACGTTGAAGGCGTGGTGGATTTCGTCAACGTGCTCACCGTGCAGAGTGCGTTGCTGGCGACTCAGGAACAGTGGGTGGCAAGCTCGACTGACGTGTCCCTGGCCATGGTCGGCTTGTACAAGGCGCTGGGCGGCGGCTGGGAATCGGTGTATCCGCTGCAGACCGCCGGAGGCCAAGCCACAAGTTTTTTACCCACCGCTGATTAG
- a CDS encoding HlyD family secretion protein — MKRKDQIAVAAISVFAVGVLVYLLAPGMFGSKRQTTNDAFVAADYTLVAPRVTGFIKEVLVEDNQRVKAGQLLALIDDRDLRAAAEAADAETLVAQAQLKNAVATLERQSSVIAQAQAKVAADRAEMAFAQHELSRYNHLAGVGAGTVQNAQQAKTRIDQATAGLAHATAVLAAERKQVEILSAQRDAAEGGLKRAQAALEMASYQLSYTRIVAPVDGMVGERAVRVGAFVTPGSRLLAVVPLADAYVVANFQETQLSHMRAGQAVEVRIDSLDGKVLNGRLESLAPATGVTFASIKPDNATGNFTKVVQRVPVKIVLEPGQALAERLRVGMSVEVTVDTQPATLPREVAEQ, encoded by the coding sequence ATGAAACGTAAAGACCAGATTGCCGTGGCCGCCATCAGCGTATTCGCGGTGGGCGTGTTGGTGTACCTGCTGGCACCGGGAATGTTTGGCAGCAAACGCCAGACCACCAATGATGCTTTTGTCGCGGCCGACTACACCCTGGTGGCGCCGCGGGTGACCGGGTTTATCAAGGAGGTGCTGGTGGAGGACAACCAGCGCGTCAAGGCCGGGCAGTTACTGGCGCTGATTGACGATCGCGACTTGCGTGCCGCCGCCGAGGCCGCCGATGCTGAAACACTGGTGGCGCAAGCACAGTTGAAAAATGCCGTGGCAACGTTGGAACGCCAAAGCTCGGTGATCGCCCAGGCCCAGGCGAAGGTGGCCGCGGATCGTGCCGAAATGGCTTTCGCCCAGCACGAACTGAGCCGCTACAACCACCTCGCCGGTGTCGGCGCCGGTACGGTACAGAATGCCCAGCAAGCCAAGACCCGCATCGACCAGGCCACTGCGGGCCTGGCCCATGCCACCGCTGTATTGGCGGCCGAACGCAAGCAAGTGGAAATCCTCAGCGCCCAACGCGATGCCGCCGAAGGTGGCTTGAAACGTGCCCAGGCTGCACTGGAAATGGCCAGCTACCAACTCTCCTATACGCGCATCGTCGCACCGGTCGACGGCATGGTCGGTGAGCGTGCCGTGCGCGTGGGCGCCTTTGTCACGCCCGGCAGCAGACTCCTCGCCGTGGTGCCGTTGGCCGATGCGTACGTGGTGGCCAATTTTCAGGAAACCCAACTGTCGCACATGCGCGCCGGGCAGGCCGTTGAAGTGCGCATCGACAGCCTTGACGGCAAGGTGCTCAACGGTCGCCTCGAAAGCCTGGCGCCGGCGACCGGTGTGACCTTCGCCTCGATCAAACCGGACAACGCCACCGGCAACTTCACCAAGGTGGTGCAGCGTGTACCGGTGAAGATCGTTCTGGAGCCCGGCCAGGCGCTGGCCGAACGTTTGCGGGTTGGCATGTCGGTGGAAGTCACTGTCGATACCCAACCGGCAACGCTGCCACGCGAGGTGGCCGAGCAATGA
- a CDS encoding MFS transporter, which produces MTSLAAPLAAAKPNAISPPVFGPRIIVGLVGVLLAVLVSGLNDMVTKVALADIRGALCIGFDEGTWLVAAYTATSVAAMAFAPWCAVTLSLRRFTLWAIGLFTVLGVLCPFAPNYQSLLLLRTVQGLAGGALPPMLMTVALRFLPANVKLYGLAGYALTATFGPSLGTPLAALWTEYVGWQWAFWQIVAPCLLAMVAVAYGLPQDPLRLERFKQFNWRGLLLGFPAICMLVIGLLQGNRLDWFESSLITTLLCGGTLLLVLFMLNEWFHPMPFFKLQMLGLRNLAFALIVLAGVLVVLLAVILIPSNYLAQVQGYRPLQTAPVMLVMALPQLIALPLVAALCNLRWVDCRWVLGIGLSMLVLSCVGGAQLTSAWIRDDFYALQLLQIFGQPMAVLPLLMLSTGSIVPADGPFASAWFNTVKGLAAVVATGVIEALTTHRLHFHSLMLVDALGNSPLADRDAPALAHRLHQQAVVLTSSDLYYVMAAVAVVLILLIFWMPTRIYPPRAPS; this is translated from the coding sequence ATGACTTCCCTCGCTGCCCCCTTGGCCGCAGCCAAACCCAACGCCATCAGCCCGCCGGTATTCGGCCCGCGCATCATTGTCGGCCTGGTCGGTGTGTTGCTCGCGGTGCTGGTCTCGGGCCTCAACGACATGGTGACCAAGGTCGCCCTCGCCGACATTCGCGGCGCGTTGTGCATCGGCTTTGACGAAGGCACCTGGCTGGTGGCCGCGTATACCGCGACGTCCGTGGCGGCCATGGCTTTCGCGCCGTGGTGCGCGGTGACCTTGTCCCTGCGTCGTTTCACCTTGTGGGCCATTGGCCTGTTTACCGTGTTGGGCGTGCTGTGTCCCTTCGCCCCGAACTATCAAAGCCTGTTGTTGCTGCGCACTGTGCAAGGTCTGGCGGGCGGCGCCTTGCCACCGATGCTGATGACCGTGGCCCTGCGTTTCCTGCCCGCCAATGTGAAATTGTACGGCCTGGCCGGCTATGCCCTGACCGCCACCTTCGGGCCCAGCCTCGGTACGCCGCTGGCCGCGTTGTGGACCGAGTATGTCGGCTGGCAATGGGCGTTCTGGCAAATCGTTGCGCCGTGCCTGCTGGCCATGGTCGCCGTGGCCTACGGCTTGCCCCAGGATCCGCTGCGCCTGGAACGCTTCAAGCAATTTAACTGGCGCGGCCTGCTGCTGGGATTTCCGGCGATCTGCATGCTGGTAATCGGTCTGTTGCAGGGCAATCGCCTGGATTGGTTCGAGTCGTCGCTGATCACCACATTGCTGTGCGGCGGGACGCTGTTGCTGGTGCTGTTCATGCTCAATGAATGGTTCCACCCGATGCCGTTTTTCAAATTGCAGATGCTCGGGCTGCGCAATCTGGCGTTCGCCTTGATCGTGTTGGCCGGGGTATTGGTGGTGTTGCTCGCGGTCATCCTCATCCCCTCCAATTACCTGGCACAGGTCCAGGGCTACCGGCCATTGCAGACCGCACCGGTGATGCTGGTCATGGCGCTGCCGCAGTTGATCGCGCTGCCGCTGGTGGCCGCGCTGTGCAACCTGCGCTGGGTCGATTGCCGCTGGGTATTGGGGATTGGCCTGAGCATGCTGGTGCTGTCCTGTGTCGGCGGCGCGCAACTGACATCAGCGTGGATTCGCGATGATTTCTATGCGCTGCAACTGCTGCAAATCTTCGGGCAACCGATGGCGGTGTTGCCGCTGCTGATGCTTTCCACCGGCAGCATCGTGCCAGCGGACGGGCCATTCGCCTCGGCCTGGTTCAATACCGTCAAAGGCTTGGCCGCCGTGGTCGCCACCGGCGTAATCGAGGCACTGACCACCCACCGTCTGCATTTCCACTCGTTGATGCTGGTGGATGCCCTGGGCAACTCACCGCTGGCGGACAGAGACGCCCCGGCACTTGCCCATCGGCTGCACCAGCAAGCCGTGGTGCTGACCTCTTCGGATCTCTATTACGTCATGGCGGCTGTCGCGGTGGTGTTGATCCTGCTGATTTTCTGGATGCCGACGCGGATCTATCCACCCCGTGCGCCGTCTTGA
- a CDS encoding LysR family transcriptional regulator has protein sequence MQLPDMNLLVALDALLDEGSVVGAARRMNLSPAAMSRTLTRIREAVGDPILVRAGRGLVPTPKALELQGQVRNVVEQAALLFRSADEVDLSTLRRRFSVRANDFFVGVYGGRLFDTMERMAPHCELRFVPEGDSDDEALREGRLDLRVGNTMPITPEVKVQNLFSTTFVGLAREGHPLFDEEITAARFASYSHISISRRGIARGPIDTALNAQGLERRVAMIAPGFHGAMFMLPDSDLILPVPKEALYSAKRLKLPLRAFALPISLPTLVLTQAWHPRFDKDPAHKWLRETVRESCEATWREAQPV, from the coding sequence ATGCAATTACCGGATATGAACCTGCTGGTCGCCCTCGACGCCTTGCTTGATGAAGGCAGCGTCGTGGGTGCCGCCCGGCGGATGAACCTGAGCCCCGCCGCCATGAGCCGCACGCTGACGCGCATCCGCGAGGCGGTTGGCGATCCGATCCTGGTGCGCGCCGGTCGCGGCCTGGTGCCGACACCCAAGGCCCTCGAGTTACAGGGGCAGGTGCGCAATGTAGTGGAGCAGGCGGCGCTGCTGTTTCGCTCGGCGGACGAAGTGGACCTGAGCACCTTGCGCCGGCGCTTCAGCGTGCGCGCCAATGACTTTTTTGTCGGCGTGTATGGTGGCCGCCTGTTCGACACCATGGAACGCATGGCGCCCCATTGCGAACTGCGCTTTGTCCCGGAAGGCGACAGCGATGATGAAGCGTTGCGCGAAGGTCGACTCGACCTGCGGGTGGGCAACACCATGCCGATTACCCCGGAAGTGAAGGTGCAGAATCTGTTTTCCACCACCTTCGTTGGCCTGGCCAGGGAAGGGCATCCGCTGTTCGATGAAGAAATCACCGCCGCGCGATTTGCCAGCTACTCGCATATCAGCATCTCGCGCCGAGGCATCGCCCGCGGCCCGATCGATACCGCCCTCAACGCCCAGGGCCTGGAGCGCCGCGTGGCGATGATTGCACCTGGGTTTCACGGTGCGATGTTCATGCTGCCTGATTCCGACCTGATCCTGCCGGTGCCCAAGGAAGCGTTGTACAGCGCCAAACGCCTGAAGTTACCGCTGCGCGCCTTTGCCTTGCCGATCTCCCTGCCAACCCTGGTATTGACCCAGGCCTGGCATCCACGCTTCGACAAGGACCCGGCCCACAAATGGTTGCGTGAAACCGTGCGCGAGAGCTGCGAAGCCACCTGGCGCGAAGCGCAGCCCGTATGA
- a CDS encoding energy transducer TonB, whose amino-acid sequence MPKPVYPKTLTTTSGHARISLNIHSDGSVSDVKALSATKPAFGNAAVEAAKLWRFKPWTASADRPAVIKAQNDMVFTPELGRTETVQLTFTQTTYQSCSKLNEEVSQFRHDHPTRALIDMKSFAITRVAVMFPALSGKSDYIEGLERADKLEKELPRIVRKCQANPRAAYADFLPANLKRYL is encoded by the coding sequence ATGCCCAAGCCGGTCTATCCCAAAACCCTGACAACGACCTCAGGCCATGCGCGGATCAGCCTCAATATTCACAGTGACGGTTCGGTCAGCGATGTGAAAGCGCTCAGCGCCACCAAGCCGGCCTTTGGCAATGCCGCCGTGGAAGCGGCAAAACTATGGCGCTTCAAGCCCTGGACAGCGAGTGCCGACCGGCCTGCGGTGATCAAGGCGCAAAACGACATGGTTTTTACCCCCGAACTGGGAAGAACTGAGACGGTTCAACTGACGTTCACCCAAACGACTTATCAGTCTTGCAGCAAGTTGAACGAAGAAGTCAGCCAGTTCCGTCACGACCATCCGACCCGCGCATTGATCGACATGAAGAGCTTTGCCATCACCCGCGTGGCGGTAATGTTCCCGGCGTTGAGCGGTAAAAGCGACTACATCGAAGGTCTGGAAAGGGCGGATAAGTTGGAAAAAGAGCTGCCGAGAATCGTCCGAAAATGCCAGGCCAACCCTAGAGCGGCCTATGCCGACTTCCTTCCGGCTAATCTGAAGCGCTACCTGTAA